A window from Thermoplasmatales archaeon encodes these proteins:
- a CDS encoding HypC/HybG/HupF family hydrogenase formation chaperone — protein MCLAIPAKIIEKKGNKAIVDYGGVKREIDISLVNAKKGDYVIVHAGFAIQIIDEKEASETVKIFEEILKNA, from the coding sequence ATGTGCCTTGCAATTCCAGCTAAAATAATTGAAAAAAAGGGAAATAAAGCGATTGTGGATTATGGGGGAGTAAAAAGAGAAATAGATATTTCACTTGTAAATGCAAAGAAAGGAGATTATGTAATTGTTCATGCGGGTTTTGCAATCCAGATTATAGATGAAAAAGAAGCAAGTGAAACGGTGAAAATTTTCGAGGAGATTTTGAAAAATGCATGA
- a CDS encoding hydrogenase maturation nickel metallochaperone HypA, with translation MQNIMGLIIEEAKKIGAKKVIKIYLEVGELTFLADEQMKFAFNLLKEGTIAEDAELDIKRIKAKISCKCGYEGEIRYGEKDEFHIIFPIISCPICGNKAKILEGRECRIRSMEVDI, from the coding sequence ATGCAAAATATAATGGGCTTAATCATTGAAGAAGCAAAAAAAATAGGGGCTAAAAAAGTTATTAAAATTTATCTTGAAGTAGGTGAGCTAACTTTCCTTGCTGATGAACAGATGAAATTTGCCTTTAATCTTTTGAAGGAAGGGACAATTGCTGAAGACGCAGAGCTTGATATTAAAAGAATAAAGGCAAAAATTAGTTGCAAATGTGGTTATGAAGGGGAAATAAGATATGGAGAAAAAGATGAATTTCACATTATTTTCCCAATTATAAGTTGCCCCATTTGTGGAAATAAAGCAAAAATTTTGGAAGGAAGAGAATGCAGAATAAGGAGTATGGAGGTCGATATATGA
- the hypD gene encoding hydrogenase formation protein HypD, with product MIFKLRNKNFADAIIKEIKKIGNGLKIMHVCGTHQDTILRYGLDTLLAESGVEIVQGPGCPVCVTTPLEIEKGIKLAEKGITIATFGDMLRVPASKTLEKVRSEGADVRVVYSITDAIEIAKERETVFIAVGFETTAPSTAISLMREPKNFSILSCHRFIPPALDAVLGMGEIGLDGIICPGHVSTIIGVKPYEKIARKYRIPHVIAGFEPLDVLLAVYMLAKQVEEGRYEVENEYKRCVRDEGNENALKIMNEVFSRKDAEWRGFPAIKKSKMELRKKFEEYDAEKIYEALLADVKEAKTPKNCKCGEVLRGVVKPEECTLFGKSCNPSHPLGPCMVSIEGACNISYRYRKWI from the coding sequence ATGATTTTCAAACTTCGCAATAAAAATTTTGCAGATGCAATAATTAAGGAAATAAAAAAAATAGGGAATGGATTAAAGATAATGCATGTATGTGGGACACACCAGGATACAATTTTAAGATATGGTCTTGATACCCTGCTTGCAGAAAGTGGGGTTGAAATAGTTCAGGGACCCGGCTGCCCAGTTTGTGTTACAACACCTCTTGAAATAGAGAAGGGAATAAAGCTTGCTGAAAAGGGAATAACAATAGCAACATTTGGAGATATGTTAAGAGTGCCAGCAAGCAAAACACTCGAAAAAGTAAGAAGCGAAGGAGCAGATGTAAGAGTTGTATATAGCATAACAGATGCAATTGAGATAGCAAAAGAAAGAGAAACTGTTTTTATTGCAGTTGGGTTTGAAACAACCGCACCCTCAACAGCCATTTCATTGATGAGAGAACCAAAAAATTTCTCTATTCTAAGTTGCCACCGCTTTATTCCACCAGCCCTTGATGCAGTGCTTGGGATGGGGGAGATAGGGCTCGATGGTATAATATGTCCTGGGCATGTATCTACTATAATAGGGGTAAAACCCTATGAAAAAATTGCCAGAAAATATCGCATACCTCATGTGATTGCTGGTTTTGAGCCACTTGATGTGCTTCTTGCAGTTTATATGCTCGCTAAGCAGGTGGAAGAAGGGAGATATGAAGTTGAAAATGAATATAAGAGATGTGTGAGGGATGAAGGGAATGAAAATGCTTTAAAAATAATGAACGAAGTTTTTAGCAGAAAAGATGCTGAATGGAGAGGATTTCCAGCAATTAAAAAATCAAAAATGGAATTGAGGAAAAAATTTGAGGAATATGATGCCGAAAAAATTTATGAAGCATTACTTGCTGATGTTAAAGAAGCAAAAACTCCAAAAAATTGTAAATGCGGAGAGGTTTTGAGAGGAGTAGTAAAGCCCGAAGAATGCACACTTTTTGGAAAATCATGTAATCCATCACATCCTCTCGGGCCTTGTATGGTATCGATTGAAGGAGCATGCAATATTTCATACAGGTATAGAAAATGGATATAG